TTCCACTACACTGAAAACTTGTATAAAAGAAGGTTTCAAGTGAATGGATTCTCTGGAAGACTCAAGAATTCATGTTAACTTAGCTATAACACCTGTAGTTGATCCTTTCCACCACACAACTGCTGGGCATTGATCGGATGCTTGATCGTGAACTGGagttaaaataaaaatgtaaacaGAGAGAAAAGCCTAATTgctgtaaaaaaaaaaggatggaggaaaagggaaaaaaagaaagagtagaaaaaaaaaaggttttcagTGTTAGGATTCAAACCTAGAATCTCAATatccaaaaatatatatgagcACCGGATTTATTGATatatttggacttcttgttgtataaatacatataaaaaaaaggtctcaaaaaataaaaataaaatttccgGTGCCAGGAGTCGAACCTGGAATCTCAATATCCAAAGATTGTATGAGCTACACCGGATTTGTTGATATGTTTGGACTTCTTGCTGTATAAATACATATAAGAAAAAGGtctcaaaaaattaaaaaacattttCCGATGCCAGGAGTCGAACCTGGAATCTCAATATCCAAAGATTGTATGAGCTACATCAGATTTGTTGATATGTTTGGACTTCTTGCTGTATAAATACATATAAGAAAAAGGTctcataaaattaaaaaacattttCCGGTGCCAGGAGTCGAACCTGGAATCTCAATATCCAAAGATTGTATGAGCTACACCGGATCTCTTGGTATCATTGGGCTTTTGAATGTATAAATACGATAAAAAGGGTCTTGTTACCAGCTTTCAAAAAAATACCAGAGAAAAGGTCCTACCGGGAGTCGAACCCAGGTCGCTGGATTCAAAGTCCAGAGTGCTAACCACTACACCATAGAACCATGAACGGTAAAGTGAAGCTCATGTATTATTTGACTTAAGCTCACCTCGTCAATCCTGTCATGTATACGTGAATACAGTCTCGAAATTGTAACACAAGTTGACTTCATCACCATGATCATGCAAACTATTGAACACTAATCGTTGTTAGGGCTTCGTCTTTAATTCAATATTTTCAGGCCATCATCAATGGCAAATCTCAAAGCCAACATTTGCAATAGTGTGGTTTTCTCTAAATTTTCCGGGTTCTTTTTGTAAATTTAGGATAACTCATATCTACATATTTTTTCCTCTAACATATAAGGTCTTCTATACAACTTTGGTCTAATGGTGTTTGTGAAAAGTTGTGCTACTTTTGTGCACGATCGTGCCGCTGATATGGTGGCGTCTTCTCTCTTGGATTGCGCGGTTTAGGTTCTTCTAATTTGAGCCTTGGTATTTACTTTCTGTTGTCTTTGTTTGTTATTGTTGTATGGCTGTATAAGTATGGCTCTTAGCAGATATTTTTATGTGTTTAGATTGAGGATTGTTTGTGTTTGTATAACAAATACTGAGTTTGTTATACTTTGCCTTTCGATTAATATAAGTTGTTAGTttatttaaaaaagaagaaaaaattagagGGACTTCAATGCATCCATCAGACTCACCAGTCATCAAAACAAAGAGCTATCAAACAACCTCAATTATTATCATGTTCTGGAAGATTGCACTCCacaatataataattttttgatCACCAAAAGactttatacatatataaaattTAGTATATTGAACGTGTCCGACAATCTCAGATTACATCATCCAATGTAACCGATAAGAGAAAAGGAGCGCAAAAGCTCTAGGACAATCTCAAAAGACTATCATCCTTTCTCAGATTTGGAAtgaccacaaaaacaaaaagggaaagaaaaacaGAGCCAAATGCCCCGCTGGCCGCTGGCCGCTGGCACTTCTGAAATGCACAAAACTTGTTCTCCCCCAGAGCCGCCGGTCCAAGCCCACGTGGCCAGTCAAGTCAAACCCACAAGCTTTGACCGAGAACATTTTTCCACGTTCAAACTTCTCTCAGCTTCTTCGAAAGAGCGTGTGACAGACTCCGCTATCTCTTTCCTCACGTTCGTTCAAGACCCCTTTAAATACTTCTACTCCTTAGTAATCTCATAAATAAAACCCACCAAAGCCAGAGGAGCACACCATGACTTCTTCCTTCACTCACCTCCTCACAAGCAACATGAACATGAACAATTTTGACCAGGACCGAACCGGCAGCTGGAGCTGGGGACTCTCCGACCGTTCAACGGAAGCCGAAATCCCCAAGTTCAAGTCACTCCAGCCgccttctctccctctctctcctcctcctgctTCCCCTTCTTCTTACTTGGTTAACAACCCTGGTTTTAGCCCTACTGATTTTTTCAGCTCACCCATGTTTCTTACTCACTCAAATGTAAGTTTGTTCTCTAAAactctttgttctgttttgttttgttaggGTAATTGGTTGGTTTTAGTTCTCACtcttgttgatttgttttttcAGACTCTTCCATCTCCGACCACCGGAGCCTTTTCGAGTCAGATTTTCGATTGGATGAGCACTCCTAAAGAAAATAACAGCCAGCATGGAGCGGAGAAGGAGCAGAAAATGTTCGCTGATTTCTCATTTCAACCGGCAACATCGTCTTCATCGTTCAGTGTTCAGCAATCTTCTTCAAGCATGGTTTCATCGGTGGTAAGATTCTGTTCACTGTGTTATCTTTTTGGCTCTTTTTTCTTGATGATCTTATCCTCCAGCTAATGTGGTCCTGCCTATTTTTGAAGATTATTAATTCTGATAGAGATCATTATTGTTTTGTTAACAGGAGGAATCATTGAAAAGTCAACAGCAGCAATCGTGGGGTTTCAACAACCCAAGGCAAGAAGAAAGCGTAGCAGAGAAAACAGAAGTGAAATCCGAGTTTGCGCCAACTCAGAGCTTCAATGCTGCTCCAAAGTCTGATTACACTCATTCGACCCAGTATGTGAGGGAACAGAAATCAGATGATGGATACAATTGGAGAAAATATGGACAGAAGCAAGTGAAAGGTAGCGAAAATCCTCGGAGTTATTACAAGTGTACATTTCCCAGTTGCCCAACAAAGAAGAAGGTGGAGAGATCATTGGATGGACAGATCACTCAAATTGTGTACAAGGGAAGTCACAACCATGCTAAGCCTCAGTCGACAAGACGATCAGCCTCTCAACAACAATCGCTTCAAACAAGTTCGTATGGGATTTCTGATCAGTCTGCCTCGACAATATCCAATCCAAAAATCGAAGCTGTCACGCTGCAGGAGGACTCTAACTCAGCCTCAATGGGAGGAGAGGATGAGTTTGAACAAAATTCGCCGATAAGTAACTCAAATGGAGCTGATGATGACAATGAGCCTGAGGCCAAAAGATGGTAAGCTGAAAATTTTTGATGGCATTTGTATCTGTATGTGTAGCTAAAACTACGTTGAGTTATGGTACtaattttttgttcaattttCAGGAAGGGAGAAAATGCAAATGAGACGTATGCAGCTCCTGGGAGTAGAATTGTGAAAGAACCTAGAATTGTAGTGCAGACCACAAGTGAGATTGATATTCTGGATGATGGGTATAGATGGAGGAAATA
Above is a genomic segment from Rosa chinensis cultivar Old Blush chromosome 3, RchiOBHm-V2, whole genome shotgun sequence containing:
- the LOC112192343 gene encoding probable WRKY transcription factor 33, with translation MTSSFTHLLTSNMNMNNFDQDRTGSWSWGLSDRSTEAEIPKFKSLQPPSLPLSPPPASPSSYLVNNPGFSPTDFFSSPMFLTHSNTLPSPTTGAFSSQIFDWMSTPKENNSQHGAEKEQKMFADFSFQPATSSSSFSVQQSSSSMVSSVEESLKSQQQQSWGFNNPRQEESVAEKTEVKSEFAPTQSFNAAPKSDYTHSTQYVREQKSDDGYNWRKYGQKQVKGSENPRSYYKCTFPSCPTKKKVERSLDGQITQIVYKGSHNHAKPQSTRRSASQQQSLQTSSYGISDQSASTISNPKIEAVTLQEDSNSASMGGEDEFEQNSPISNSNGADDDNEPEAKRWKGENANETYAAPGSRIVKEPRIVVQTTSEIDILDDGYRWRKYGQKVVKGNPNPRSYYKCTSTGCPVRKHVERASHDTRAVITTYEGKHNHDVPAARGSGGYGTRPASDANSNSNVSVAAVRPLALPNHSNNLSYLSSLQKQPTSESQAPYTLKMLQNTGSYGY